From one Aquicella lusitana genomic stretch:
- a CDS encoding bifunctional enoyl-CoA hydratase/phosphate acetyltransferase: protein MEYLENRTFDEIQIGDTASLTRTLGEKDIQVFAIMSGDINPAHVDEEYAQSEMFHKIIGHGMWGGALISTVLGTQLPGPGTIYVGQTIRFKKPVGIGDTLTVKVTAIEKIPEKKRVIFSCECRNQKDEVVMEGQAEVIAPTKKIRRPKTELPEISLRRPYSLFKDYVVKAKALGALRAGVIFPIHEKIIEAVHDAQQSGLIDPMLIGPKERILHAAEMAKIDVSGYEIINVENSHAAINRTITLAREGEIGIIIRGGAIKEDLLRVMQKPDKGLLTERALSYALVLDVPTYPKALILTDTFIHPDPHLEVKRSITQNAIDFALALGVEEPKVAILAGSDIVSATLRSTVDAAALCKMAERGQIQGGILDGPLTFDNVISAEVAKAKGIESPVIGKADILVVPNLETGSILAKQLEYLAESRNAGLVLGGRVPVLMSHIHDIRLSTVSCALAILNNDYHRRRAEQR from the coding sequence ATGGAATATTTGGAAAATCGTACGTTTGATGAAATACAAATAGGCGATACAGCCAGTCTGACACGCACATTGGGTGAAAAGGATATTCAGGTTTTTGCCATTATGTCCGGGGATATCAATCCTGCGCATGTTGATGAGGAATACGCCCAAAGCGAAATGTTTCACAAAATTATCGGTCATGGCATGTGGGGCGGCGCACTGATTTCCACAGTGCTGGGAACGCAACTGCCAGGTCCAGGTACTATCTATGTTGGTCAAACCATTCGTTTTAAAAAACCCGTAGGCATTGGCGACACGCTTACGGTTAAAGTGACCGCTATCGAAAAGATACCCGAAAAAAAACGTGTTATTTTTTCCTGTGAGTGTCGAAACCAGAAAGATGAAGTTGTCATGGAAGGGCAGGCTGAAGTCATCGCGCCTACGAAAAAGATACGGCGACCAAAAACCGAATTACCTGAAATCAGCCTGCGCAGGCCTTATTCGCTTTTTAAAGATTATGTTGTTAAAGCAAAAGCGCTAGGTGCTTTGAGAGCAGGGGTGATTTTTCCTATTCACGAAAAAATTATCGAAGCTGTGCATGATGCCCAGCAATCGGGACTGATTGATCCCATGCTGATTGGCCCCAAAGAAAGAATCTTGCATGCGGCCGAAATGGCAAAAATAGATGTGAGCGGTTATGAAATCATCAATGTGGAAAACTCACATGCAGCTATCAACAGAACTATCACGCTCGCACGGGAAGGCGAAATAGGAATTATTATTCGCGGCGGCGCCATCAAGGAAGATTTGCTGCGAGTTATGCAAAAGCCTGATAAGGGATTGCTGACTGAACGCGCATTGAGTTACGCGCTTGTATTGGATGTGCCTACTTATCCCAAAGCGCTTATTCTTACGGATACCTTTATTCATCCGGATCCGCATCTGGAGGTCAAGCGCAGTATCACCCAGAACGCAATTGATTTTGCTCTGGCATTGGGCGTAGAAGAACCCAAGGTTGCCATTCTTGCCGGCTCTGATATCGTCAGCGCCACGTTACGATCCACTGTTGATGCTGCGGCACTTTGCAAAATGGCTGAGCGGGGTCAGATTCAGGGGGGCATACTGGATGGACCGCTGACGTTTGACAATGTCATTTCAGCGGAAGTGGCGAAAGCAAAGGGCATCGAATCACCAGTCATTGGTAAAGCGGACATCCTCGTTGTGCCCAATCTCGAAACAGGCAGTATTCTTGCCAAACAACTCGAATATCTGGCAGAGTCACGTAATGCGGGTCTGGTGTTGGGCGGTCGGGTGCCTGTGTTGATGAGCCACATTCATGATATACGCCTTAGCACGGTTTCCTGCGCTTTGGCAATTTTAAATAATGATTATCATCGTCGCAGAGCTGAACAAAGATAA
- the phaC gene encoding class III poly(R)-hydroxyalkanoic acid synthase subunit PhaC, with translation MQLLNFGNRPCPNNFYGEEMMQENKLFHEQLLQGWNALGRAHEIEYRYNEREQVFQCGKVKLFHYQPKRKKCFAIPLLVVFATVNRPEVLDLFPEQSFIHGLLKNGMDVYLLDWGYPDIDDKHITMGDYVTHYMHQCISFIRERDQQPQINLLGICQGGVLSLCYASLFQHIKNMVLISTPIDFHTHDNVIAKLVKNINIDSLTKLTGNVSGVLLAQFFVSLRPFELVGRKYLRLMDNLSNKAWLEKFLRVEKWINDSPDQAAGAFSEFIREFYQQNKFIRGEIALNGHKIKLENITIPILNVMARQDEIVPMSASLPLKEHVGSKVYSQKIFPGGHIGIYVSDKTGDRIPGAIARWLKKHSLPMEPVV, from the coding sequence ATGCAACTTTTAAATTTTGGCAATCGGCCTTGTCCAAATAATTTTTACGGCGAAGAGATGATGCAAGAAAACAAGTTGTTTCATGAGCAACTTTTGCAAGGATGGAATGCGCTAGGCAGAGCGCATGAAATTGAATATCGCTATAACGAGAGGGAACAGGTTTTTCAATGCGGGAAGGTAAAACTTTTCCATTATCAACCAAAGCGAAAAAAATGCTTTGCTATTCCTTTGCTGGTTGTGTTTGCAACGGTGAACAGGCCTGAGGTATTGGATTTATTCCCCGAACAATCCTTTATTCATGGCTTGCTAAAAAATGGAATGGATGTTTATCTTCTTGACTGGGGTTACCCTGATATTGACGACAAACATATTACGATGGGTGATTATGTAACTCACTATATGCATCAGTGTATATCGTTCATCAGAGAGAGAGACCAACAACCTCAAATCAATCTGCTCGGCATTTGCCAAGGCGGTGTGCTCTCTTTATGTTATGCTTCACTTTTTCAACACATCAAAAATATGGTGTTAATTTCGACGCCTATCGATTTTCACACGCACGATAATGTGATCGCGAAATTGGTTAAAAATATCAATATTGACAGCTTAACAAAATTGACGGGCAACGTATCGGGTGTGCTGTTGGCGCAGTTTTTTGTTTCGCTGCGGCCTTTTGAATTGGTTGGCAGAAAATATCTGCGGTTAATGGATAACTTGTCCAACAAAGCGTGGCTTGAGAAATTTTTGCGAGTAGAAAAATGGATTAACGATTCGCCCGATCAGGCAGCAGGTGCTTTTTCTGAATTTATCCGTGAATTTTATCAGCAGAATAAATTTATCCGGGGAGAAATAGCTTTAAACGGTCACAAAATAAAATTAGAAAATATCACAATACCCATATTAAATGTCATGGCTCGTCAGGATGAAATTGTGCCCATGAGCGCCTCACTTCCGCTTAAAGAGCACGTAGGTTCGAAAGTTTACTCTCAAAAAATTTTCCCCGGCGGCCATATTGGTATCTATGTGAGCGATAAGACGGGCGACCGTATTCCCGGCGCAATCGCACGCTGGTTAAAAAAGCATTCATTACCGATGGAGCCAGTAGTTTGA
- the groL gene encoding chaperonin GroEL (60 kDa chaperone family; promotes refolding of misfolded polypeptides especially under stressful conditions; forms two stacked rings of heptamers to form a barrel-shaped 14mer; ends can be capped by GroES; misfolded proteins enter the barrel where they are refolded when GroES binds), with protein MAAKELRFSEEARQLMLSGVNDLANAVQITIGPRGRNVVIDKSFGAPLVTKDGVTVAKEIEFKDKFKNMGAQMLREVASRTSDEAGDGTTTATVLGRQIFAEGLKLVVAGYDPMDLKRGIDKAVSQAVEELKKLSVPCKDDKSIAQVGTISANADEAIGRIIADAMAKVGKEGVITVEEGSGLENELDVVEGMQFDRGYVSPYFITDQQTMSADLENPYIFITDKKITTIRDLVSLLEAVAKSGRPLLMIAEDIEGEALATLVVNQMRGIVKVCAVKAPGFGDRRKEMLQDIAVITRGQVIAEEVGRTLESVKLDDLGTAKRVHITKDNTTIIDGGGGKKDIEDRIQQLKARVKETTSDYDREKLQERIAKLAGGVAVIKVGATSEVEMKEKKARVEDALHATRAAVEEGVVPGGGVALVRVMQSIKNLKGNNDGQSIGVQLICRALEAPIRQIVVNAGYEPSVVLNKVTENKSNHGFNAATGEYGDMLEMGILDPTKVTRTALQQAASVAGMMITTECMITELPKNKSPMGRERMGGMGDMM; from the coding sequence ATGGCAGCTAAAGAATTACGATTCAGTGAAGAAGCACGACAGTTAATGCTCTCTGGCGTTAACGATTTGGCGAATGCTGTGCAAATTACTATTGGACCACGCGGTCGCAATGTGGTGATCGATAAATCATTTGGTGCGCCACTTGTTACTAAAGATGGTGTGACTGTTGCCAAAGAAATTGAATTTAAAGATAAGTTCAAAAATATGGGCGCACAAATGCTTAGAGAAGTTGCATCTCGTACTTCTGATGAAGCAGGTGATGGCACAACTACTGCTACTGTTTTAGGTCGTCAAATTTTTGCCGAAGGATTAAAGTTAGTGGTTGCTGGCTATGATCCTATGGATTTAAAACGTGGTATTGATAAGGCTGTATCTCAAGCTGTCGAAGAATTGAAGAAACTCTCTGTTCCCTGTAAAGACGATAAATCCATTGCACAAGTAGGGACAATATCTGCCAATGCGGATGAAGCCATTGGTCGAATTATTGCAGATGCAATGGCCAAAGTGGGTAAAGAAGGTGTCATTACCGTTGAAGAAGGTTCTGGGTTAGAAAATGAATTGGATGTTGTTGAGGGGATGCAGTTTGATCGTGGATACGTATCGCCTTATTTCATTACGGATCAACAAACCATGTCTGCTGATTTAGAGAATCCTTACATTTTTATAACCGACAAAAAAATTACTACTATCCGGGATTTGGTGTCACTACTTGAAGCAGTTGCAAAGTCTGGTCGTCCTTTATTGATGATTGCAGAAGATATAGAAGGCGAAGCTTTAGCTACCTTAGTAGTCAATCAAATGCGCGGTATTGTAAAAGTATGCGCTGTCAAAGCACCCGGATTTGGTGATCGTCGTAAAGAAATGTTGCAAGATATTGCTGTTATCACCAGAGGACAAGTGATTGCCGAAGAAGTAGGGCGCACACTGGAATCAGTGAAATTAGATGATTTAGGTACAGCAAAACGCGTACACATCACCAAAGACAACACTACCATTATTGATGGTGGCGGTGGGAAAAAGGATATCGAAGACCGCATCCAACAATTAAAAGCACGCGTTAAAGAAACAACATCTGACTATGATCGTGAAAAACTGCAAGAGCGTATTGCTAAATTAGCAGGCGGAGTAGCCGTCATCAAGGTAGGCGCAACATCAGAAGTCGAAATGAAAGAGAAAAAAGCTCGTGTAGAAGATGCTCTTCATGCGACTCGTGCCGCCGTCGAAGAAGGTGTTGTGCCTGGTGGTGGTGTTGCATTGGTTCGCGTAATGCAATCAATAAAAAATCTTAAAGGCAACAATGACGGCCAATCAATCGGCGTACAACTCATTTGCCGTGCACTAGAAGCACCTATTAGACAGATTGTTGTTAACGCTGGTTATGAGCCATCTGTTGTTTTAAATAAGGTCACAGAGAATAAAAGTAATCATGGATTTAATGCGGCAACCGGCGAATATGGCGATATGTTAGAAATGGGCATTTTGGATCCCACCAAGGTCACTCGCACTGCCTTGCAGCAAGCAGCTTCTGTTGCTGGCATGATGATTACAACGGAGTGCATGATCACTGAATTACCCAAAAATAAATCCCCCATGGGAAGAGAAAGAATGGGCGGCATGGGTGATATGATGTGA
- a CDS encoding rhodanese-like domain-containing protein, with product MKDKLNQWTEANKPQKAADYFINRMAFTIGPGDLFDEMKKNKDDVNIIDVRNEEDFKKGHIPGAINLPEEKWHTLSGLNKDLMNVIYCYSVECHLAAKAAAQFAKSGFHVMELQGGYDRWKEKNFKIETEE from the coding sequence ATGAAAGATAAATTAAATCAATGGACCGAAGCTAATAAGCCCCAAAAGGCAGCCGACTACTTTATTAATAGAATGGCCTTTACTATTGGGCCAGGAGACTTATTTGATGAAATGAAAAAGAATAAAGACGACGTTAACATTATCGATGTCAGAAATGAGGAAGATTTTAAGAAAGGTCACATCCCTGGAGCTATTAACCTTCCTGAAGAAAAATGGCATACCTTATCAGGCCTCAACAAGGATTTGATGAATGTCATTTATTGCTACTCAGTGGAATGTCATTTAGCAGCAAAAGCCGCGGCTCAATTCGCAAAGTCGGGGTTTCATGTAATGGAACTCCAAGGTGGCTATGATCGTTGGAAAGAGAAGAACTTTAAAATAGAAACAGAAGAATAG
- a CDS encoding co-chaperone GroES, with translation MTTFNIRPLNDRLVVEPQEQETKTKGGIVLPDTADKDKPMRGKIIAVGTGKYVDGKIQSLQVKTGDEVVFAKYSGTTIKLNDKEYLVMREEDILGVIE, from the coding sequence ATGACTACATTTAACATTCGTCCGTTAAACGATCGACTGGTTGTCGAACCTCAAGAGCAAGAAACAAAAACCAAAGGCGGTATTGTTTTACCTGATACAGCGGATAAAGATAAACCCATGCGCGGAAAAATCATTGCCGTAGGAACCGGAAAATATGTGGATGGCAAAATACAATCTTTACAAGTTAAAACAGGTGATGAAGTCGTCTTTGCGAAATATTCTGGAACAACTATCAAGTTGAACGACAAAGAATACCTCGTCATGCGAGAGGAAGATATATTAGGTGTTATTGAATAA
- a CDS encoding poly(R)-hydroxyalkanoic acid synthase subunit PhaE — MDKESQFDTHSNWYELWMQQSRQFFEITEKNLKDLFTENTLANPEEHLKQIYQWLEMLKKQWEFSQLSEEQKAYHLYWMMISRMYNEALDMTVNRWINRSRENNPVKNVRELYDLWLTCCHEVYQQSLMTKTYQEAYGEFMNATFKFWQSALSK, encoded by the coding sequence ATGGACAAGGAAAGTCAATTTGATACCCATTCAAACTGGTACGAATTGTGGATGCAACAAAGCAGGCAGTTTTTTGAAATCACTGAAAAAAACCTGAAAGACCTGTTTACAGAGAATACATTGGCCAATCCTGAAGAGCATCTGAAGCAAATCTATCAGTGGCTTGAGATGCTTAAGAAGCAATGGGAATTTTCCCAATTATCCGAGGAGCAAAAGGCGTATCACCTTTACTGGATGATGATTTCACGCATGTATAACGAAGCCTTGGATATGACGGTTAACCGCTGGATAAATCGCTCCCGGGAAAATAATCCCGTAAAAAATGTGCGCGAACTCTACGATTTATGGCTCACCTGTTGCCATGAAGTCTATCAGCAATCATTGATGACTAAAACGTATCAGGAAGCCTATGGCGAATTCATGAATGCAACTTTTAAATTTTGGCAATCGGCCTTGTCCAAATAA
- a CDS encoding CvpA family protein, translated as MANWNGLDFFIFLILVLNTILGMARGATKEIISMMCLSIALIFSIRFTVPLANFFNSSPQITDVIDSPFVQNFMTAIGSGPLTTGLLNQVMYSISLLICFVGVFSLCEAALTVTGFTEFFSFPYAALNRKVGGTLGFTRGYIISLIFISIMLHIYKAGDIPGQDFISGSFFARLFKPQAQRLDNLISSQQPEKYYQLYQDQPYSAEDVYRELRKPETPTLPQQQQTQPPSQPQPQPMQQQIQY; from the coding sequence ATGGCTAATTGGAATGGGTTGGATTTTTTTATCTTTTTGATTTTAGTGCTTAATACCATTCTTGGCATGGCCAGGGGCGCGACAAAAGAAATTATTTCCATGATGTGCTTGAGTATTGCGCTGATATTTTCCATCCGTTTTACTGTTCCGTTAGCAAATTTTTTTAACAGCTCCCCTCAGATTACCGATGTGATTGACAGCCCCTTTGTCCAGAATTTCATGACCGCGATTGGGTCCGGTCCTTTAACAACGGGCTTGCTTAATCAGGTGATGTATTCGATCAGTTTGTTAATATGTTTTGTTGGCGTATTTTCTTTATGCGAAGCGGCGTTGACTGTTACCGGATTTACTGAGTTTTTTTCGTTTCCCTATGCCGCATTAAATCGCAAAGTTGGCGGTACGCTGGGATTTACGAGAGGTTATATTATTTCCCTCATCTTCATATCGATCATGCTGCATATTTATAAAGCGGGCGATATCCCCGGCCAGGATTTTATCTCCGGTTCCTTCTTTGCCAGACTATTCAAGCCTCAGGCTCAGCGCTTAGACAACTTAATCAGTTCGCAGCAGCCTGAAAAATATTATCAGCTTTATCAGGATCAACCCTATAGCGCTGAAGATGTTTATAGAGAGTTAAGGAAACCAGAAACACCAACGCTTCCACAGCAGCAGCAAACCCAGCCTCCATCCCAGCCGCAGCCGCAGCCCATGCAGCAACAAATACAGTACTGA
- a CDS encoding Hsp20/alpha crystallin family protein, which produces MNQIVKRPLFSNLSELHQALDRMFEPSSFLDRENWLSNVVGSNWTPTIDIKDEANQYVIRADVPGVDPKNIEVSIDKGMLTIRGHRETETKEERENYVHVERSQGSFYRTISLSNAADSSKISAKSKHGVLEITIPKAKESLSQKIQIKEE; this is translated from the coding sequence ATGAATCAAATTGTTAAACGCCCTCTCTTTTCAAATTTATCGGAACTTCATCAAGCCCTTGATCGCATGTTTGAACCATCTTCCTTCTTAGATCGTGAAAACTGGCTTTCGAATGTCGTTGGATCAAATTGGACGCCAACCATTGATATTAAAGACGAAGCAAATCAATATGTCATTCGAGCAGATGTGCCGGGTGTAGATCCCAAAAATATAGAAGTAAGTATCGATAAAGGCATGCTCACAATTAGGGGACATAGAGAAACAGAAACTAAGGAAGAGCGTGAAAATTATGTTCACGTCGAAAGATCACAAGGATCCTTTTATCGTACCATCAGTCTGTCTAATGCAGCTGATTCGTCAAAGATTAGTGCCAAGAGTAAACACGGTGTATTAGAAATTACTATTCCAAAAGCAAAGGAAAGTTTGTCACAAAAAATTCAAATAAAAGAAGAATAA
- a CDS encoding Hsp20/alpha crystallin family protein → MNTLIPYEPAKLINDMHNLMENLWQRTFDLDTRNASGRTGQWLPAIDIREEEDKFLISADLPGVDPKDIDISLENNVLTLKGKREEIHEEKKGSFYRMERMQGQFYRQFTLPTAVDSKHITAKSKQGVLEVIVPKKEKTEIKKIEVKVEE, encoded by the coding sequence ATGAATACGTTAATACCTTATGAACCAGCGAAGTTGATAAATGATATGCATAATCTCATGGAAAATTTATGGCAGCGCACATTTGATTTGGATACGAGGAATGCAAGTGGAAGAACAGGTCAATGGTTGCCTGCTATTGATATAAGAGAAGAAGAGGATAAATTTTTAATCTCGGCGGATTTACCAGGCGTAGATCCAAAGGATATCGACATTTCGCTGGAAAATAACGTGCTGACATTGAAAGGAAAACGAGAGGAAATACATGAGGAGAAAAAAGGATCTTTCTATCGTATGGAACGTATGCAAGGACAATTCTATCGGCAGTTCACTCTACCGACCGCTGTTGATAGTAAGCATATTACTGCAAAATCAAAACAAGGCGTGTTAGAAGTGATCGTACCGAAGAAAGAAAAAACGGAAATCAAGAAGATTGAAGTAAAAGTGGAAGAATAA
- a CDS encoding IS481 family transposase, whose protein sequence is MYECTQKIIKNKVGLLNLAEELGNVSRACKVMGFSRDTFYRYKSAVEQGGIETLFDKSRRQPNIKNRTDEATENAVLDYAIEYPAHGQLRVSNELRKRGVFVSPSGVRCIWLRHDLASFKQRLTALEKKSAEENLILTEAQLAALERKKDDDMACGEIETAHPGYLGSQDTFYVGNLKGVGRIYQQTFVDTYSKVAHCKLYTTKTPITSADLLNDRVLPFFEEQGLGLLRVLTDRGTEFCGKVEQHDYELYLALNDIEHTKTKAQSPQTNGICERFHRTILNEFYQVAFRKKVYTTIDELQKDLDDWLGYYNNERTHQGKMCCGRTPMATLIDGKRIWKEKVDNLNLN, encoded by the coding sequence ATGTACGAGTGTACGCAAAAAATCATTAAAAACAAGGTCGGTCTGTTAAATTTGGCAGAAGAGCTAGGGAATGTATCAAGAGCCTGCAAGGTAATGGGCTTCTCCAGAGATACGTTTTATCGTTATAAATCAGCAGTTGAGCAAGGAGGCATTGAGACCTTGTTCGACAAGAGCAGACGGCAGCCAAACATCAAGAACCGCACCGATGAAGCTACAGAGAATGCTGTATTGGACTATGCCATTGAGTACCCCGCGCATGGTCAATTAAGAGTCAGTAATGAGCTTAGGAAAAGAGGTGTTTTTGTTTCTCCTAGCGGTGTTCGTTGCATCTGGCTAAGGCATGATTTGGCATCATTTAAACAGCGTCTAACCGCACTGGAAAAGAAATCTGCCGAGGAGAACTTAATTCTAACTGAAGCACAACTGGCCGCGCTAGAACGCAAAAAAGACGATGATATGGCCTGCGGTGAAATTGAAACAGCACATCCTGGCTATCTTGGTTCACAAGATACCTTTTATGTTGGCAATCTCAAGGGTGTTGGGCGCATTTATCAGCAAACATTTGTTGATACCTACTCCAAAGTGGCTCATTGCAAGCTATATACCACAAAAACACCGATTACATCTGCTGACCTGTTAAATGATCGTGTGTTGCCATTCTTTGAAGAACAAGGCTTGGGCTTGCTGCGCGTATTAACGGATCGTGGCACTGAGTTTTGCGGCAAGGTAGAGCAACACGATTACGAGTTGTATTTGGCGCTCAATGATATTGAGCACACCAAAACGAAAGCTCAATCACCCCAGACCAATGGCATCTGTGAACGCTTTCATAGGACGATTCTGAATGAGTTTTATCAGGTTGCTTTCCGAAAGAAAGTTTACACAACTATTGACGAGTTGCAAAAAGATCTGGATGATTGGCTCGGTTATTACAACAATGAACGCACACATCAGGGTAAAATGTGTTGTGGCCGAACTCCGATGGCGACATTGATTGATGGTAAAAGAATCTGGAAGGAAAAAGTTGATAATCTCAACTTGAACTGA
- the gatC gene encoding Asp-tRNA(Asn)/Glu-tRNA(Gln) amidotransferase subunit GatC encodes MSLSIEEIQKIAHLSRLYLADTDIAEYSVQLSRILDFIEDMNQVDTTNIEPLAHPLDIPQRLREDKVTEPNLRDKFQAIAPQVESGLYLVPKVIEDE; translated from the coding sequence ATGTCTCTTTCGATTGAAGAAATTCAAAAAATCGCCCATTTGTCACGGTTATATCTTGCAGATACAGATATTGCGGAATATTCAGTACAGCTTTCACGCATTTTAGATTTCATTGAAGACATGAATCAAGTTGACACCACCAACATTGAACCACTTGCCCACCCATTAGATATTCCTCAACGTTTGCGCGAAGATAAAGTGACAGAGCCTAATTTGCGCGATAAATTTCAAGCTATCGCACCTCAGGTGGAATCCGGGCTTTATCTTGTCCCAAAAGTCATTGAGGATGAATAA